The Aspergillus oryzae RIB40 DNA, chromosome 5 genome segment ACACAACAACATTCGGGCTGATGAATCTGACCTGTTTGTCTATGGAATGGGGAGATGATAGTCTGCACCTCACCTTTCGAATACCTTTATGTAAGCCTTTCTCGGTCTTCCTAGCGTCCGTCCACTCGCTCGAGGTCGCCTTTTGGATAAGGCAACAAACGGAATTTTTGCGGCCTCTTTGGGTCAGGCAACCCTATGAATTCATCGTGCCTCGCGATCTGGGCAACGAATCTAATTTCCCTCCAGTGGATCTAAACGAAGATTATGGTTGCTTTGACCGAACACTAGTCGCCTACTCAGCAAGCTATGATGTCGATACCTCTAACATTCGTTATACGATCGATGTGCAATGTGATGACGCTCCCTGCTTCAAGCTTCTACCTCCCGCCTCGCCCTCCCGCCGCAAGTACACAGCTTTGGAACTGGTTGCAGTATTGCGGGCATTGAGGTACAATGAATCGTTTCGGTCTATTTCTTTTAGCGGTGTCAGCTTGGATGCGCTCCAAGGTCTTCGTGACTACCATGGACTGGATAAAGATATGCTTCTAAGCCGTGCAGGCGCTCCGGTTCACATTACAGGTCAAGAGAGTCTCTCCGTTCTGTCCCAGGAGATTCGTGCCCTAACACTCAAGAGCAATTGGCTTCGGCGCTTGGACTTCTCTTATACTCTGAGCCGAACCCCCAAATCCGACAATGAAAGCCACGATCCAGGTTGCGGTATTCCAGAGGCGATCTTTCCGATATGTCGCCGGGAGCTGACAAGTGTAGATTGGGTTGTACTGAACGGCATCAAACTAGGGGACTCGGATCTCGATTACCTCGTAGACGCAGCCTCTCAAGGAGCAAGTCAGATGCGAGCATTAGAGGTAGGCAACTGCGGCTTATCGGTTCACGACCTCGACCTGTTACTTTCCACCACCGTCGCTCAAGCTCACACGCTGGAAGCAATCAATATTTCAGGCGTGCAGGGCCGACTGAGCCCCGATATCCTTCAACAGTATCTTGGCTACTTTAAGCGGGTCAAGAAACTTGACTTATCACGCATCTCCAGGACGTCGGGACCAGATCCGTTGATAACTGCGGAGACCTTGATCAACTGGCAGCTCGAGGAGCTCTCATTGAGTCGGACCAAAGTAAACCGAGAGACGGTGGATGCAATTGCTACCTACCTGGCCAGCGATCGGTCCCGAGGGTTGCGTGTGCTTCGGCTTGACCAATGTGGGCTAACAGGGCAGGACGTGGCTATCCTTTTACATTCATCGGTGGTCCCAGATTGTGCTCGCGACCTACATTTACATGTCAATGAAAACCGACTAGACTTAGGATGCTCGTTTCTCTTCGACGCACTTGCGAAAAGCAAGTCGCCACCCCATCTATCAATGCGAATGATCGACTtcaaaaaggaagagcagtTTCAGGATTTGGTCGAGGCTCTGCGCAAAAACCGATCTCTGAAGTATCTTGATATCTCGAAAGCATCCCTGCCGTACGATGCAGGGCCGGAAACGTGCAGAGCACTGCAGTTAATGTTCGAAGAGAACGAGACGTTGGAAGATTTGGATATCAGTGGAGAGAGTGCCCACCTAGATGTAGCGAGATTTGGCATTGGTCTCAATCTGGCGCTGACTGGTCTCAAAAAGAACAAGTCCTTGAAAGTGCTAAGAATTGAGCACCAAAAACTCGGGCTACAGGGCGCGAGTACACTGGCTTCCGTACTGGAGGAGAATGACTGTCTTCGTGAGGTCTATTGTGAAAACAACGACATCAATTTACAGTCGTTCACCGTTCTAGTTAACGGCCTGCAGCGGAACAAGTCTCTGTTGAGTCTATCATACATGGACCGCGATAGGATCCAGTCACTTGACAAGGTGCGCCGAGAGATCGAAAGCGTCAAACGTGATATGGGCGTCGCGCAAGGTTCCACTACGAGCACGATCCGTCGATCACTAAACGCGGCAAAACATGCGACAGTGGGACATAAA includes the following:
- a CDS encoding uncharacterized protein (predicted protein); translated protein: MADSSLGKKERRKSLSVFSPSTTSSLSGLGTHDRSPSDDAQVVKKKRRNSGFFGGRNPSPPGPSHGLWRPGTADTNAAAYTAAMPNGAFEASRPRRKSMQKKRASVFGSLRSFHSFEDDDRSLGRSKGSPSMDDDEASDSRQGIGSVILHHGEIQTTGGMWRKKSQYLVLTDTHLVRLKSQSKAADMFPSIPPSFARSGPSNRQSITSISSLGDPQLSTTSDSAAGIPLNSIVAVYMLDDGKPSSTVEVAYLDERAHKAAFIQMQTPDLQELNLWMVGIRSAAELIRQGNPLPFDQRSIEYVVRMLEYERDYDPETFRIFRVIQMASSKSPARTSSEDLTKLSPTGCYLALGSHKLHLIPLHKASNRGSAVSLSDLDNTTTFGLMNLTCLSMEWGDDSLHLTFRIPLCKPFSVFLASVHSLEVAFWIRQQTEFLRPLWVRQPYEFIVPRDLGNESNFPPVDLNEDYGCFDRTLVAYSASYDVDTSNIRYTIDVQCDDAPCFKLLPPASPSRRKYTALELVAVLRALRYNESFRSISFSGVSLDALQGLRDYHGLDKDMLLSRAGAPVHITGQESLSVLSQEIRALTLKSNWLRRLDFSYTLSRTPKSDNESHDPGCGIPEAIFPICRRELTSVDWVVLNGIKLGDSDLDYLVDAASQGASQMRALEVGNCGLSVHDLDLLLSTTVAQAHTLEAINISGVQGRLSPDILQQYLGYFKRVKKLDLSRISRTSGPDPLITAETLINWQLEELSLSRTKVNRETVDAIATYLASDRSRGLRVLRLDQCGLTGQDVAILLHSSVVPDCARDLHLHVNENRLDLGCSFLFDALAKSKSPPHLSMRMIDFKKEEQFQDLVEALRKNRSLKYLDISKASLPYDAGPETCRALQLMFEENETLEDLDISGESAHLDVARFGIGLNLALTGLKKNKSLKVLRIEHQKLGLQGASTLASVLEENDCLREVYCENNDINLQSFTVLVNGLQRNKSLLSLSYMDRDRIQSLDKVRREIESVKRDMGVAQGSTTSTIRRSLNAAKHATVGHKSSKHLHAPGHLRAGVSMPNNLAAAEASPFLYHDIEVVLQSLNRKWDAEVSRLRRYLFRNFNVANGLEVETAALDGDDAASDGRPNTAASLATMLDNLKLDVTVSEKEVQPRPQTNTQPSPKASAPSEASHLDIFRSLDTETNIQIEPKVRPQTAPFSFEYAPQILPSDYASSSGPSSWLAVPVPSMPSVLNKSSSVRSARSSSTVSTSAGTAASARSSYGTTSSTLRGFLKGGASKERRRAEKMKPAAVCVSRDRPPTLKWSPPKLDLGDFR